Proteins from a genomic interval of Bombyx mori chromosome 8, ASM3026992v2:
- the LOC105841519 gene encoding lipase 1, protein MSERKMLSFFRICLVLAIISAVTSQTVRNITATLTKVPVEGLMNFTELVQKYGYEVEEHDVITSDGYILKLFNIPGDKTRPVLLLPGIFGTADDYVIRGNTSLAIILAASGYDVWAINVRGTRYTRKHMTLNPDDDFAFWDYSIHEFGYYDLPANIDYVLNATGQSKVNIVGFSQGTTMTLILGATRPEYNEKVNVFIALAPVCHLQNTRGPITSLITFGNVIDKAVMPFDLYEISGYSSLTKGIMNMLCTQLPISYELCMGAVLAPLIGTKSDEMDPDFFPIIMAHFPSGTSWKNLVHFAQIGSRRSFSNYDYGTTKNLYKYKAFTPPNYDLRKVTFDTILVSGKNDRISTLKDMELLKQNLVNVKDHMILEPDYFNHLDHLWGRNSYAISYPYVLETLKRYNSH, encoded by the coding sequence ATGAGTGAACGCAAAATGTTGAGTTTTTTTCGGATATGTCTAGTATTGGCGATAATAAGCGCAGTGACGTCACAGACCGTTCGAAATATCACGGCGACATTAACAAAGGTGCCAGTGGAAGGGTTAATGAACTTCACTGAACTTGTCCAAAAATATGGGTATGAAGTCGAAGAGCACGACGTCATCACTAGCGATGGATATATTCTGAAGCTATTCAACATACCAGGCGACAAAACTAGACCCGTGCTACTTTTACCCGGGATATTCGGAACTGCTGATGACTACGTCATAAGAGGAAACACTTCTTTGGCTATCATACTTGCAGCATCGGGCTACGATGTCTGGGCTATAAATGTGAGGGGAACGAGATACACCAGGAAACACATGACACTAAATCCAGACGATGATTTCGCCTTCTGGGACTACAGCATACACGAGTTTGGATATTATGATCTACCCGCTAATATCGACTATGTTTTGAATGCGACAGGGCAGTCGAAGGTTAATATAGTCGGGTTTTCTCAAGGGACAACGATGACACTTATTTTGGGTGCGACCAGACCGGAATACAATGAGAAAGTCAATGTTTTCATAGCCCTAGCACCGGTTTGTCACCTGCAGAACACGAGAGGACCGATCACGTCATTAATCACATTCGGTAACGTAATAGACAAGGCAGTGATGCCATTTGATCTCTACGAAATTTCCGGTTATAGCTCTCTCACAAAAGGAATTATGAATATGCTCTGCACACAATTGCCGATCAGCTACGAGCTGTGCATGGGAGCAGTTTTAGCGCCATTAATTGGCACGAAATCAGATGAAATGGACCCAGATTTTTTTCCCATCATCATGGCCCATTTCCCGTCGGGCACGTCGTGGAAGAATTTAGTGCATTTCGCCCAGATCGGCAGCAGGAGATCTTTCAGTAATTACGATTACGGGACTACAAAGAATTTGTACAAATACAAAGCGTTTACACCACCCAATTACGATTTGAGAAAGGTGACATTCGATACAATATTAGTGTCGGGGAAGAACGATAGAATATCGACGCTGAAGGACATGGAGCTACTAAAACAAAACCTGGTCAATGTGAAGGATCACATGATCCTTGAGCCGGACTACTTCAACCATTTAGACCACCTGTGGGGTCGTAATAGTTACGCGATTTCTTATCCATACGTTTTAGAGACTTTGAAGAGATACAATAGTCATTAA